The genomic stretch GGAAACCGCAATGTGGCCATTATACGAGATGGAGAATGGCGAGATTACAGGTGTACGCAAGCTGCGGAACCGCAAGCCAGTCGAGGAATACCTCAAAGTCCAGGGAAGGTTCAAGCATCTCTTCACAATGGAAGGCGGTGCCGAGGAGATTAAGAAGATACAGGCGATCGCGGACTGGAATGTGAAGCATTTCGAGCTGGAGTGAGTGCTTTATCAACCGGAATCCGCCTCAAATCAAAATCAGCCAAGCTGCTCCATTTGTGAATTGCATGCAGTTAGTGAATCGTGAATTATACTATTTTTTAAGTATTTTGTTATAAAAGTCAAATGGGGCACTATTACTATCAATAATAATTTATATCTGTATCACTGTTAGATAATATGTGCAATTTGAATGAACCCTGATGAAATAGACGAACTTTTAAAAAGTAGTGTGGAGAGGCTCAAAAATATCTATGGGTTTGAAAAAGTCAGATTTATCATATTGTACGGTTCCGCTGTCAAGGGTATGACACGTGAAAACTCGGATATCGACCTTTGTATCGATATTGAGGCGGAATCTGATTACGAACGTTCAAAGTTCAGGCTCAGTGTTTTATCGGAACTCCCTGATTATTTCGATGTCCAGATATTTGCACAGCTTCCCTTGTATGTGAAAAAAGAGGTGTTGAAAGGCAAAGTTATTTTTTGCAGAGATGAAGAATATCTGTATGAAATTGCGATTTCGACAATAAAAGAATTTGAGGATTTCAAGTATCGTTTCTATGATTATATCGGGGAGAGGGCCCTTGCATGAGGACAGAAATAATTAGGACAAAAATCGAAGAAATCCGGGAGAGCCTGGAGCTTATCAGGGAAAATTTACCTGATAGTTTTGAAACGTTCGCATCGCTTGGGCTTGTAAAAGACGGCATGTACAAGAGGATTGAATTCTCCATCGAAAATGTTTTTGATATTTGTGCCATCATCAATACCGATCTCAGGCTTGGGATACCGCAATCGGATGGCGAAATCGTTGAAATTTTACTTAGAAATGGGGTTATCGATAGCGAAATGAAGGAAAAGCTAAAATCCATGAAGGGCTTCCGGAATATTATTGTTCACAGGTATGGCGGAATAGATGATAGACTTTCGTACGAGTTTTTCAACGAGAAACTTGGAGACTTCGATGAGTTTATTGAGAGAATAACTGACTTTATGAAGATGCAAAAATAACCTGTGAATAAATGCAAGGGGGTAGCATCTCTTTTTCAAAGGAAGGCATAAGGTGATCAAAATGAAGAAAATCGAGGCAATAATAAGACCCGAAGATCTAGATGGGATTCGAATAGCGCTCCAGGAGAAGGGCATAATCGGTATGACCATCGCGGAAGTGCAGGGACGGGGACAGCAGAAAGGCATCTGTTTGCAGTGGCGTGCGGGCGAATACCACGTTGAATTCCTGGAAAAGCTCAAGCTGGATATGGTTGTGAATGACGAAGATGTCGAGCCTGTGATAGAGGCCATAACAGGCGTTGCAAGAACCGGGAGGATTGGAGATGGAAAGATTTTCGTTTACCCTGTTGAAGATGTCGTTCGCATCAGTACCGGTGAACGTGGAAAGGAAGCCATTTAGGCTTCAATGCCATAACTGATATCCAGTATTTATTCTTTTTATTCGGCATCCAACAAACTAATATGCATAAACTGCTATTCTAACAGAACATGATCCGTCTTGGAAAGATCGCCTTTGCTAATTGTGATTTCCCATATTACGCATTGGAACACGGCAGGATAGAAGCGCAGGATATCAAGATCACAGAAGGGCATCCAGTTGAACTCGCACGGCAGTTGTTCAATGGCGAACTGGATATCAGCCCAATTTCTTCCATCATGTACGCCAAACGAAAGGATCTCCTCATATTACCGCGTCTTTCCATCACATCCAATGACTTTACCAAAAGCGTGCTGATATGCTCAAACGGTAAAATGCATCTTTCTGAGCTCGAGGGAAAAACGCTCTGCATCCCTGAGACAACGGCAAGTTCTGCCACATTGATCAGGATAATATTACGACAAATGGGCGTGAATATAAAATTCAGGCAGTGCCAGGGGAATGATGTCGGTGGTATGCTCAAGGAAGGAGATGCAGCCCTCTTGATTGGCGACAGTGCCCTCCATGCGATAGGAAAACATCGCATTATTGCGGACCTGGGTAATGAATGGAAAAAGATGACCGGGAAGAAAATGGTCTATGCGATCTGGGTTGTAAGGGAGGATTTCGCCAGGGAGAATCCTGATAAAGTAAGGTATGCGCTGGACGCATTGCTTCGGTCAAAGGACTATGCTTATGAACACGTGAACGAGATAGCCAATTCCATAGGACGGGAGAAAAAAATCGACTGCGGGTTCATGCAGGAATACCTGCATACCTTGAATTATGATTTCGATACCGAGAGTGTGGAAAGCCTTCTCCTTTATTTTAAATATGCAAAAGAATGCGGCATTGAAGGGGATGTCGAACTTCGTTTCTTTGATACGGATGATGGCGATGCTTAAAGCATGGATACTTTGTTCAATATTATTGATCGGGGCTCTTTCGGGCTGCCTTAATGAAAAACCCGCCGAGAATGTTACTGAAAATAAGACCGATGCGACAGCCACTCCTCCTCTTTATACAGTGCCGGAGCCCACAACCGTCTATGTTGAGATCCATGGTTCCAGGTTTAATCCAATCGAGATGAAGGTAGTTAACGGAACCACTGTGCGGTGGACGAATCTTGACAGCGCTCTGTACATAGTGAATGTGGATAATTCCAGTTCTCCGCCGCTCTATAAAAGAGACTCGTGGAGCTATACTTTTAATAAAACGGGGATCTTTGAATTCAATTGTTCCATTCATCCCTCAATACCCAAAGGACGCATTATCGTGGAATGACGCCGGTCCTTCAATTTTGAACTCTATGGAAATGAAAATAACCCCCTCGCCACCGTTTGATTTTGAATTGAGTTCCATCATATTTTCTGATGGTGATGCGCAGTATCGAAGGTACGAGAACGGGAAATTTTGGCAGGTCATAAGATTAGACGGTAAACTGATTCTTATCACCGTGACATCTACGGGGAATGTTGATAAACCGCAATTATCCATTGAACTGAGTTCCAGCGAAGAAATTACCTATAACGACAGGAAATTAGTCGAAGAATTCATCGTTTCCATTTTCAATTTGGACTTTGACCTGGAACAGTTCTATGAAAGCATAAAAAATGATAAATTAATGTCAACTGTAGCTCGCCGGCTCAGGGGACTGAGAAGTCCCACGACCCAGACCGTTTTTGAAAGCCTGGTAGATTCAATTGTCGAACAACAAATATCGCTGAAAGCGGCGCACACTATACAAATGAAAATGATCAAAAATTTTGGCGACAATTTGAAGATAGGGAATAGGATTTATTATGCATTTCCAGAGCCGCAAAAATTGGCTTCCCTAAACCTTGAGATGCTGAAGAGATGTGGATTGAGCCTGAAAAAATCAGAATATATAGGAGATATTTCCAGATCCATCACAGAGGGCAACCTGGATCTGGAGAACTTCAAGAACCATGAAAATACAAAAGAAATTATCGAAGAACTCTGCAAAATCCGGGGAATCGGGATATGGACGGCAGAGCTTACGATGATAAGGGGCATGCATAAGTTGGAGTCTTTCCCTGCTGATGATATAGGACTGAGAAGGATTATTTCGCATTACTATTGTAACGATAAAGAGATAACGGCCATGGAGGGGCGAAGGATCGCTGAGAACTGGGGAAAATGGAAAGGACTGGCAGGATATTATCTGTTGATCGCTGAGAAACTGGGCATCAAAATATGAAAGAGCCTCATTTGGCAATGTTCACAGATTATAAATCATATGAATCGAAATAAAGTTAATATCTGGAGAAATGGATGA from Candidatus Methanoperedens sp. encodes the following:
- a CDS encoding menaquinone biosynthesis protein, with amino-acid sequence MIRLGKIAFANCDFPYYALEHGRIEAQDIKITEGHPVELARQLFNGELDISPISSIMYAKRKDLLILPRLSITSNDFTKSVLICSNGKMHLSELEGKTLCIPETTASSATLIRIILRQMGVNIKFRQCQGNDVGGMLKEGDAALLIGDSALHAIGKHRIIADLGNEWKKMTGKKMVYAIWVVREDFARENPDKVRYALDALLRSKDYAYEHVNEIANSIGREKKIDCGFMQEYLHTLNYDFDTESVESLLLYFKYAKECGIEGDVELRFFDTDDGDA
- a CDS encoding nucleotidyltransferase domain-containing protein produces the protein MNPDEIDELLKSSVERLKNIYGFEKVRFIILYGSAVKGMTRENSDIDLCIDIEAESDYERSKFRLSVLSELPDYFDVQIFAQLPLYVKKEVLKGKVIFCRDEEYLYEIAISTIKEFEDFKYRFYDYIGERALA
- a CDS encoding P-II family nitrogen regulator, which encodes MKKIEAIIRPEDLDGIRIALQEKGIIGMTIAEVQGRGQQKGICLQWRAGEYHVEFLEKLKLDMVVNDEDVEPVIEAITGVARTGRIGDGKIFVYPVEDVVRISTGERGKEAI
- a CDS encoding DUF86 domain-containing protein — encoded protein: MRTEIIRTKIEEIRESLELIRENLPDSFETFASLGLVKDGMYKRIEFSIENVFDICAIINTDLRLGIPQSDGEIVEILLRNGVIDSEMKEKLKSMKGFRNIIVHRYGGIDDRLSYEFFNEKLGDFDEFIERITDFMKMQK
- a CDS encoding DNA-3-methyladenine glycosylase 2, which encodes MEMKITPSPPFDFELSSIIFSDGDAQYRRYENGKFWQVIRLDGKLILITVTSTGNVDKPQLSIELSSSEEITYNDRKLVEEFIVSIFNLDFDLEQFYESIKNDKLMSTVARRLRGLRSPTTQTVFESLVDSIVEQQISLKAAHTIQMKMIKNFGDNLKIGNRIYYAFPEPQKLASLNLEMLKRCGLSLKKSEYIGDISRSITEGNLDLENFKNHENTKEIIEELCKIRGIGIWTAELTMIRGMHKLESFPADDIGLRRIISHYYCNDKEITAMEGRRIAENWGKWKGLAGYYLLIAEKLGIKI